GTCATTTCGATGTACAAGGAGACGCCGCTGCCTTTTGGCAAGGACGGTATCCTCGTGATTAACATCAATCTTTACAATGTCGAGCAGATGATCGGAAGCATGACGAACCACCAAGTATCGTTCATGCGGATTACAGATGCGGCCAAGCAGCCCGTGTATCCGGGAGATAACGGTTCGGCTTCCGGCGGCAACGTGCTGACAACGATTGCCTCGCAGCCGCTTGGCTGGACCTTCGAGAGCGGTCTTCAAACCGGACATTTGATGAGCTGGGTATCGGTTGTTTCTTATGTATGGGTTATTATCGCTGTCCTGACCTTTGGGGTTGCCATTGTTTATATTATTTGGGTAACGCGGCGAAATTATAAGCCGATTAGATTAATGATGAACCGGATTCAAGCGCTGCACCTGCGGGGGAGCGACGGCACGGCGGTTAAACTCGATGATCTGACAATGATTGACCGCGCGCTCGAGAACCTTATCGTCCAATCCCGCGATCACGAGAAGGAACAGCGCGAAAGCGTTGTGCTTCAGCGCAGGCAGCTATTTAATGAGCTTATTAGCGGTCAACGCAGCGATCAGATGATGGAGCGTCTTCGCAGGCTGAATCTTCTGCCGGATAAGGGACGATTCGCGGTTATGGTCGTCAGGCTGAACAAGTACGAGGAATTCCAGGCGGATAATACGCTTCATGAGCAGAATGTATTAAAGTTCGCGCTTGGCAATGTGATGCAGGAGCTGGCGAATAACGAAGGCCTGCAAGGCTGGGGAGAATGGTCGGCATCCGACCGGATTACGTTCGTATTCGCATCCGGCGACGGAGCTGCCGATTCGGACGTGCTGACTCAGCTTCGCAACACGGCTGCAGTGGCCAGGGAATGGGTAGAGGGACATTTGCGTTTTAACCTATCTGTGGGCATTGGCTCCATCGTGAAAGACTGGAACGGAATCGGCGGCTCCTATCGCGATGCGTTAAACGGCATGGAATATCAATTCGCGATTGGCCGCGATGCCATTACGGTCAGCGGGGATATCCCTCAGGATCAACCGCGCGGCATGTTCAATTACACGCAGCAGTGTACCAATTGCGTACAGGAATTCCGGCTGACCAATGAAAGCTGGCGGGATACGTTCGAGCAGCTGTTCAAGCATTTCGAGACCGATGTGATGAAAGACGAAGATATATTATCGTTAGTCCAGCTTTTCCTGCAGATGCTCAGCCGCGAGCTGAAGGAGCTGTCGGAGACGTTGAACGAATGCTTGGACGAGGCACGGATTTCGGAGGTGCTGGCAGGTTTAAGAGGGGCGGCATCGCTTGGCGAGATGAAAGAACAGCTGTCGGATTATTTGGTACAAGTCTATGATACGTATGTTGCGATGAGCCAGACCAAAGGCTATAAGACGATGATCACCGAGATTAGAGCATATATCCAAGAGAATTTCGCCGATCCGGATTTGTCCCTTAAGCACTTAAGCGACAAGTTCGAAATATCCGGCAAATACGCCAGCCATTTGTTCAAGCTGGAGTACGATATGAAATTTGTCGATTTTCTCGTGCAGCTTCGGATGCAGCAGGCGGAGCGTCTGCTCGCCGAAACGGATGAGACGGTACAAAATATTGCTCTTCAGGTTGGTTATGCTAACTCTATAACGTTCGGACGGGTGTTCAAACGGTTAACCGGTGTAACGCCAGGCGAGTTCCGCAAGCTGAAGATGCGTCCTTCCACAACTCTTAGCGGCGCAAAGGGTAATCGTGATGAGACCGTCGCGGATGATGAGGCTAACGATTAATTAATAAAGACAGCGGCGTTCCGGATAAAGAGAGCTATCCGGAACAGCCGTTGTTTTCTTTTTCTAACGCAAAGTTTATCGCGGGAAACGGCTTTATTACGGGCTTTTCGCGATACGGTTTATGTCGGGAAAATGATTTATTCCAGGCTTCGAAAGCCTTACAGGGCAAGGCATTGGCGGAATGGTTTGCATCGCCGAAACTGGTTTATTGTCACTTTCCCGCAGTCCGTGCCATACTGAGGGCACTTCCCAAACACGGGCCGCAAGCGATGCATGTAAGCGTGTTCAATAAATGACGCCCGGTGCAGGAAGCAAATCGAAAAGGGATGAAAGAGGGGTTGGATTCGAATGAAGCAAAGCAGAAAAGGTAGAAAGACAGCCAGCACTCTATTAACGGCTACGCTCGTAGGCACGATGCTGCTCAGCGCATGCAGCAGTAACGGCGGCAACGAGAAAGCCAATGAATCAACCGGAGGCGACAAGGCTTCCAGCGGCAAAGCTTCCACGCTTAAGGTTGAAGTATTCGACCGCGGCAATTCTCCTGCAGGCTCTACGATTACGAACAACTACTTGACGAAGTTTGTGCAGGACAAATTCGGTACTCCAAACAACATCAATGTACAATTCGTACCGATTCCACGCTCGGAAGAGGTTCAGAAGCTGAACGTTCTGATGGCTAGCGGCAGCGACGTTCCGGATATCGTGTTTACGTATGATTCGGGAACGTTCTACCGTTACGCGCAGCAAGGCGGCCTGACGGATCTGGGCGAACTGCTTGATCAATACGGTCCTAACCTGAAGAAATTCCTTGGCGATGAAACGCTTGCTTACGGCCAATACAACGGCAAGCAATTCGCGTTCCCGGCCAAACGCTCGCATCTTGGCAAATACTCGTCGTTTATCCGCCAGGATTGGCTCGACAAGCTGAATCTCCCGGTTCCGACAACAACAGATGAACTTTACAACACCTTGAAAGCGTTTAAGGAAAAAGATCCGGGTCAAACCGGCGGCAAGGTCATTCCGCTTGGCATGGCGCTTGCACCGGCCCAATTCGAGCCATTGATCTGGTCCTTTATCCAGCCAGTGACGGAGGAACAAAGATACACCTTAACGCAACAGCTTGGTTCTAATGATTATCCGGTGCTGCTGCCAGGCTTCAAGGATGCCCTGCAGTTCATGAACAAGCTCTACAACGAAGGTCTTATGAGCGCTGATTTCAGTCTGGACGAGGATAAGAAGAAGCTCGGAGAGGATGCGGCAAAAGGTTTAATCGGTTTCTACAGCGAGGATGACATGAATCCTTTCTATGCGGACGGCACGTACGCAACGCTCCAGAAAAATATTCCTGATGCAAAGCTGTCGGCAATTGATGTCTACACCAACTCGGAAGGCAAGCATCCGAAACCGGAATATGCGCCAATCGGCATGTATTTAATGATTCCTAAGAGCAGCAAGAATGCAGTAGAAGCAGTTAAGTATCTGGACTGGATGGCTTCGGAGGGCAACCTGTTTGACATGCAGAATGGCGTCGAAGGCGAGAATTATACTCTTCAGAACGGCGTTCCCATTGTAAAGACAGATGCATCGGATGATGTGAAAAACCGCATTTACAACTGGGGAGATATGGCGATTATCTCGAACGGGAAGCAACTCGGCGATGCGGACAAGAACGTAGAGGCTTACGTATACGGTATGCCTGAGGTTTACCAGGATGAGACGCGCAAAGCGCTCAGCATCTCAAGATCCGACACCATCAAGCCTGTTCTGTTCGACCATCCGATTGAAGCGCAGGCGAAATACGGCACGGCTTTACGCGATAAGCTCAATGAAATCATTGTAAAGACAACAATGGCGAAACCGGACCAATTCGAGAGTACTTATAATTCCGTGATGAAGGATTATATGGCAAACGGCGGTCAAGCGATTTTGGATGAACGCACAAAAGCTTACGAGGCAATGAAATAGAGGCAGATCCTACAATATAAAAGCTTGGAGACGACGAGCGTGCATAAGGCTCTCGTCTCCCGGCACATCGTAAGCGGACAGGGGTGGATGGCATTGAAAGGACTCTCGTATTTACGCAGATATTGGCAATTATATGCTCTACTGATTCTACCGGTAAGTTACTTTGTTATTTTCAAATACGGTCCGATGTACGGTATTCTGATCGCGTTTAAAGACTTCAATTTCTTCCAGGGCATTAACGGCAGCGAATGGATCGGCTTAGACGGATTCAGGGAAGTGTTCGCGATGCCGGACTTTTACAAGGTTTTGCGCAATACGCTGATGCTTAATTTCTTGGACCTCATTGTATCGTTCCCGGCTCCACTCTTTCTGGCCATAATGCTCTATGAGCTGAAAATAGGTTGGTTCAAAAAGCTGTCGCAAACGATTTTGTATATTCCGCATTTTATTTCCTGGGTCATAATCGGCGGTATCGTGCTGCAGGTATTTGGCACGCAGTCCGGCATGATCAACAACATTATTACGTCGCTTGGTTTTGATGCCATTCCGTTTCTGACGGATAAGAAGGATTGGCTTGTTACTTACTTGGCCGTTGGCGTCTGGCAAAGTGCCGGATGGGGCACGATTATTTACCTGGCTGCTCTTACGGGTATTAACAGGGAATTGTTCGAAGCAGCAGACGTGGACGGCGCGGGCCGTCTGAGAAAGATCTGGAACATTACGCTTCCATCGCTGAAACCCACGATCGTCACTCTCCTGATTATCAACCTGGGGCATATGATTGCGATCGGATTTGAACGTCCTTACATTATCGGCAATACCGCCGTTCGGGATTATGCGGATGTGCTCAGCACCTTCGTGTACCGTATCGGCATTGAATCCGGACAATATACGATTGCTACCGTAGTTGGTTTATTCCAGGCTCTTGTTGGACTCGTCTTCGTGCTTGGCGCGAACTATGCCTCCAAAAAATTGGCGGATACAAGTATTCTGTAATCTATGCTATCGAAAACGGGAAAGGAGCGGTAAGACATGAGAGATCGAAACGCCAGCCGGTCATTTGACGTGATTAACACTCTTGCGATACTTCTATTCGTGCTGATATGTCTGGCTCCGTTTATTCATATAATTGCGATTTCCTTAAGCTCGTCGCGCGCTATTATGTCAGGCGATGTCAGTATTTATCCGGTGGAAATCAATTGGGGTGCTTACAAGCAGGTAGTTACGGACATGTCGATGATCCGTTCACTCGGCTTTACGATTTTGCTGACGGTTTTGTTCACCGTGTTGTGCATGGTGATGTCGATTGCGGCAGCGTACCCGCTGGCCAAAACCAAATTAAAAGGCCGCAAGGTTGTCATGTTTATTATCATCATCACGATGTTTTTCAGCGGCGGCATTATTCCGGAATACATGCTCGTGCGCAATCTGCACCTGCTCGACTCGATTTGGGCGCTTGTGCTGCCGGGACTAATCAGCCCGTTTTATCTGATTATTCTGATTACATTCATTCAAAATATTCCCGATTCGCTTGAAGAATCGGCGGAGATCGACGGCAGCTCGTATTTCCGTACGTTAATGAGCATTATCGTGCCGCTGTCGATGCCGGTTATCGCTACGCTAAGCTTGTTCTACGCGGTAGGCCGTTGGAACGGCTTTACCGATACGCTGATGTACATTACAAGCCCGGAGTTGTATCCGCTCCAATTAAAGCTGTACCAGCTCGTTCAAAACAACATGGTCACCGATTTGATCGCAGCGGAGGGCGCAAGCGGACGCCAAATGCTGCAGCCGGAAAGCCTGAAAGCGGCAAGCGTTATTTTCGCAACGGTACCGATCCTGATCGTGTATCCGTGGCTGCAGCGCTATTTCGTTAACGGCGTTATGCTTGGCGCGGTTAAGGGTTAACCAAAGAGGCGGCAACGGCCGCTATATATCTGGAGGATTAAAGACATGGGGAAGGACAAAGGACAATATTCGTTCTCAACCTGCTGGAATATTAAAAGGCATCAAACGGGCAGCGGCATGATCGAAGAGATCCGGGAGCTTGGCTTCCGTTATGTCGAGCTGAACTATAACGTGACAAATGAACTGCTGTCGACGATAGAACCGATGATTGAACGGGGAGAAATCGGGGTGTCGAGCGTGCATAATACGTTCCCGCATGTGGCGGATCCCGATTACGGAACCGATTCGGTCCTGCTTGGCTTTGGCGACGAAGAGAAGCGTCAGCGTTCGATTGAGCTGCTGCTCCGCTCTGCCGAATATGCGAACCGTTATGGCGCGAAGGCGGTTGTGGTCCATCCGGGAGAGGTTCCGTTCGACTATAACATCGATCAGGAGCTCAAAAAGATCTACAACGAGGAAGGTCCCGAATCTCCGGCTTACGGCAAGCTGTGGAGCGAAATGATCGAACGACGGGAATCGGCAGCGGGCCATTATTTAAGCCGGATTGGCGACAGTCTCGAGGAAGCATGCGACCGGATCGAGGCCAAAGGCTTAAACGTATCCATCGGCATCGAAACGCGCTCGCGCTGCTATCAAATGCCGACGTTAAGAGAAGCAAAGACGGTCTTCGACCGGTTGAAGGGCGCCCGGGTCGGGTTATGGTACGATTTTGGCCATGGCATGATGATGGAACGGATGGGGCTGTACGATAACGCCCGCGACATGGAAGCGATTAAGGATCATGTCGTAGGCATTCATATTCACGAGACGGTGGGCTTGTCGGATCATTGGTGCCCTTACGTGCATAGCGGCGACATGAATTATTTTGACCGCTTCCTCCCGATTATCGCCGCCGCTCCCGTCAAGGTATACGAGCTGAAGGCGGCTTGCACGCCGGAAGAAATCGAGCTTAGCCATGACCGGCTGCTCGGGAAGCTTGCGGCATTCGGAGGCTAGATCATGGATATCCGCCAATTGGCAGCATACGCGCCGCGGTTATATTTCGATAAACAGGAACCCTTTTACCCGGTACGGGTTGGGGTTTCTGTTCTTCATCGGGGAGAGAATTCCCCTTCCTTTCCGCGCAGGTTCGAGCATCTCGCTGACGGCATTGATTACGTGATTGAATTTGCTATTTATTGGGATTATGACATTCAGCATTTGTATGAGCTCGAGCATGTGTGGATTTACGTCGATTGGAACGGTGGAGTAGCGGATGCCGAAGCCAGCTTTCACGGCAAGTACTTAAAGGCCTTGCTGCCGGACCGCTCGAACCTCGCGGGAAAGACGGTAAGCGTCTATTCCCAGCCGGGGAAGCATGCTTTCTCCCCGCTGCCCGTCTTGTTCGAACTGCTGCCCAACGCAAGAACGGTAACGGAGCAAGAGGCCGGCTGGGATGGCTTGACCTTGCCGGAATGGTTTAAGGCAAAGGGACAATACGATGACAAGACGAGCGAGCTGGTCCGCGCCTATCAGCAGATCTATCACCGCTTTACGCCTTCCTTCGAATTTGTCCCTTACGAGCTAGCGGAGCAGGAAAATCTGTTTGTTCCATGGAAATCGCTGTACGAGGAAATACCGGATAGGATCGAAGCGGAATTGGCAACGATCAGACATACACTTGCCGGCTTGAAGGAGCCCTTGGAAGGATGATTACGATGTACGAGAAGCTTGTGGCCGTTAACGATGATTGGGTTTCGCGAGGCTTGGATAATCAAATAAACGACAATCAAAGCCGTTTTGATGGCGGGGTAGCGGATCCGGACAGCGGAATTCCGTTTGCTACCCATACCGGCACGTTAGCCGTAATGGCTGTTTGGGGCTGTGCGCTCGTTAATTCGGATTCCCGATACTATCATGACGAGTTGCTGCTGGCCAGCCTGGATCGGGCGGCGGCTTTTATTGTCCGCCAGCAGCATGCCGACGGCACGATCTCCCCGGGCTGGACGAATATGCATTCGCCGCCGGACACGGCGTTTGCCGTTGTTGGGCTTGCCCAGCTTTACGAGCTGCTCGACATGCATGATTGGGCGGCTTTGGAATCCGTATGCCGGAATATTAGGCGGTTCTTGGAACAATCGGTTCCGGCAATGCTTACCGGAGGCTGCCATACCCCGAATCACCGCTGGGTGCTGACGGCTGCTCTTGGCTTCCTGTACACGATTACCGGCAATGAGGCTTTGATTGCCCGCGCCGAAGCCTGGCTCGCGGAAGGGATCGATTGTACGGAGGACGGCGAATGGACGGAACGAAGCAACGGGATATACAACGGCGTCAGCGACGTAATGCTGTACCATACCGCCGAGCTGCTTGGCCATCCCGAGCTTCTGGAGCCGGTTCGCCGTAATTTGCGGATGATGGCCTACCTGATTCATCCGGACGGGGAAGTCGTAACGGATTATTCCGGCCGGCAGGACTTCGGCCATAAATACGATATGTCCGGTTATTTGTTCGTATCCTGTCTGATGGCCGAATACGACAAGGATCCGTTGTTCGCCGCGCTTGCCAAGCTGGGCGCGGAGTCGTCTACCCATCCGGGCGCGATTCCTAATAACGCTTTGCTGGGCCTCCTGCTGCATCCGGAGCTGCGCGATTCTTCGGTTGAGGCAGGCCATCTGCCGGAGTCCTACAAGGTTGTCATTAACGGGCAATTCGACAGGAAGCATTATTTAGGCCGGATGGAGACGGC
This region of Paenibacillus sp. JDR-2 genomic DNA includes:
- a CDS encoding ABC transporter permease; this encodes MKGLSYLRRYWQLYALLILPVSYFVIFKYGPMYGILIAFKDFNFFQGINGSEWIGLDGFREVFAMPDFYKVLRNTLMLNFLDLIVSFPAPLFLAIMLYELKIGWFKKLSQTILYIPHFISWVIIGGIVLQVFGTQSGMINNIITSLGFDAIPFLTDKKDWLVTYLAVGVWQSAGWGTIIYLAALTGINRELFEAADVDGAGRLRKIWNITLPSLKPTIVTLLIINLGHMIAIGFERPYIIGNTAVRDYADVLSTFVYRIGIESGQYTIATVVGLFQALVGLVFVLGANYASKKLADTSIL
- a CDS encoding carbohydrate ABC transporter permease; the encoded protein is MRDRNASRSFDVINTLAILLFVLICLAPFIHIIAISLSSSRAIMSGDVSIYPVEINWGAYKQVVTDMSMIRSLGFTILLTVLFTVLCMVMSIAAAYPLAKTKLKGRKVVMFIIIITMFFSGGIIPEYMLVRNLHLLDSIWALVLPGLISPFYLIILITFIQNIPDSLEESAEIDGSSYFRTLMSIIVPLSMPVIATLSLFYAVGRWNGFTDTLMYITSPELYPLQLKLYQLVQNNMVTDLIAAEGASGRQMLQPESLKAASVIFATVPILIVYPWLQRYFVNGVMLGAVKG
- a CDS encoding helix-turn-helix domain-containing protein — encoded protein: MLKLNNWYIRLLVSYFPILVLTVSMIIFLSFIAVNEISRSETAKADRITTGYVVDSVERSIHEVEFNVLGEVESNKSYAAYLNGSSESTTIKYNVVHSLRSLIEDNDLVESIYLYRKSDDVVLTSSGETDLSEFGDRDFLSKAEGSREYKGWSASREFKEYDGLKPVKVISMYKETPLPFGKDGILVININLYNVEQMIGSMTNHQVSFMRITDAAKQPVYPGDNGSASGGNVLTTIASQPLGWTFESGLQTGHLMSWVSVVSYVWVIIAVLTFGVAIVYIIWVTRRNYKPIRLMMNRIQALHLRGSDGTAVKLDDLTMIDRALENLIVQSRDHEKEQRESVVLQRRQLFNELISGQRSDQMMERLRRLNLLPDKGRFAVMVVRLNKYEEFQADNTLHEQNVLKFALGNVMQELANNEGLQGWGEWSASDRITFVFASGDGAADSDVLTQLRNTAAVAREWVEGHLRFNLSVGIGSIVKDWNGIGGSYRDALNGMEYQFAIGRDAITVSGDIPQDQPRGMFNYTQQCTNCVQEFRLTNESWRDTFEQLFKHFETDVMKDEDILSLVQLFLQMLSRELKELSETLNECLDEARISEVLAGLRGAASLGEMKEQLSDYLVQVYDTYVAMSQTKGYKTMITEIRAYIQENFADPDLSLKHLSDKFEISGKYASHLFKLEYDMKFVDFLVQLRMQQAERLLAETDETVQNIALQVGYANSITFGRVFKRLTGVTPGEFRKLKMRPSTTLSGAKGNRDETVADDEAND
- a CDS encoding sugar phosphate isomerase/epimerase family protein, giving the protein MGKDKGQYSFSTCWNIKRHQTGSGMIEEIRELGFRYVELNYNVTNELLSTIEPMIERGEIGVSSVHNTFPHVADPDYGTDSVLLGFGDEEKRQRSIELLLRSAEYANRYGAKAVVVHPGEVPFDYNIDQELKKIYNEEGPESPAYGKLWSEMIERRESAAGHYLSRIGDSLEEACDRIEAKGLNVSIGIETRSRCYQMPTLREAKTVFDRLKGARVGLWYDFGHGMMMERMGLYDNARDMEAIKDHVVGIHIHETVGLSDHWCPYVHSGDMNYFDRFLPIIAAAPVKVYELKAACTPEEIELSHDRLLGKLAAFGG
- a CDS encoding extracellular solute-binding protein, giving the protein MKQSRKGRKTASTLLTATLVGTMLLSACSSNGGNEKANESTGGDKASSGKASTLKVEVFDRGNSPAGSTITNNYLTKFVQDKFGTPNNINVQFVPIPRSEEVQKLNVLMASGSDVPDIVFTYDSGTFYRYAQQGGLTDLGELLDQYGPNLKKFLGDETLAYGQYNGKQFAFPAKRSHLGKYSSFIRQDWLDKLNLPVPTTTDELYNTLKAFKEKDPGQTGGKVIPLGMALAPAQFEPLIWSFIQPVTEEQRYTLTQQLGSNDYPVLLPGFKDALQFMNKLYNEGLMSADFSLDEDKKKLGEDAAKGLIGFYSEDDMNPFYADGTYATLQKNIPDAKLSAIDVYTNSEGKHPKPEYAPIGMYLMIPKSSKNAVEAVKYLDWMASEGNLFDMQNGVEGENYTLQNGVPIVKTDASDDVKNRIYNWGDMAIISNGKQLGDADKNVEAYVYGMPEVYQDETRKALSISRSDTIKPVLFDHPIEAQAKYGTALRDKLNEIIVKTTMAKPDQFESTYNSVMKDYMANGGQAILDERTKAYEAMK